ACGCATAGGTAAAGCCTGTTAACGCTGTACCTGCAGCGATAGCAACCAAGTACATCAGTACTGGCGTAATCGCATTTGGGATAAGAAGAACAAATAGACCGCCGTGTGGTGCCATCAATTTCGCCCCAAACAGCATAGATAGTGCACCCGTTAACGCACCACCAGCCATACAAGACGGGATAACACGCATTGGATCTTTCGCCGCAAATGGAATCGCACCTTCAGAGATAAAGCATAGACCGAGAACAAACGATGCTTTGCCTGCTTCGCGCTCACTTGCTTCAAATTTCTCTTTCGCAAGGAAAGTGGCTAGACCCATACCCAGAGCAGGAACCATACCTGCCGCCATGATTGCAGCCATTGGTGCGTAAGTTTGTGATGCTAGTAGACCCACGCCAAAGGTGTAAGCCGCTTTGTTGATTGGACCACCAAGGTCAAAACACATCATAGCACCGAGAATCACACCAAGTAGTACTGCGTTAGCTGAACCCATGTTATTTAGGAACTCAGTCATCGCCGCCATGATGCCAGATACAGGACCACCAACGATGTAGATCATCACTAAGCCAGTAAATAAACTCGCAACAAACGGAATGATCAAAATAGGTTTGAGTGCTTCCATTGATTGCGGCAATTGCACTTTATCGGCAATGAATTTAGCGGCGTAACCGGCGATAAAACCAGCCGCGATACCACCAAGGAAGCCCGCACCGGTCGAGCTTGCCAACATACCACCGATTAGACCCGGAGCTAGACCTGGGCGATCTGCGATAGAGAAGGCGATAAAGCCAGCCAAAACTGGAATCATTAGGGCGAATGCTGAACCGCCACCAATGGTCATCAGTGCTGCAGCCAGTGTGCCTTCTTCTTTAAACGCTTCGATACCAAAAACGAATGAAAGCGCGATAATCAAACCACCAGCAACCACCACAGGTAACATGTGCGATACACCGGTCATTAGGTGTTTGTAGACCCCTTTCTTCTCTTCGGTGTTATTGGCTGCACTTGATGCGCCAGAATGTTGGTACACGGTCGCTTGTTCAAACGCTTTATCCATCTCTTCAGAGGTTTTCTTTAGCGCTGGACCGGTTTTAGTGCGGTAAAGTTTTTTGCCGTTGAAGCGCTCAAGTGGCACTTCGATATCCGCGGCAATGATGACCAAATCGGCATCGGCAATTTCTTGGTCAGTCAGTTGGTTTTTAGCTCCAACAGAACCGCGCGTCTCTACTTTAATTTGGTGACCACGACGCTTACCTTCGTCTTCTAACGCTTCCGCAGCCATAAAGGTGTGGGCAACGCCTGTTGGACAAGCGGTGATAGCGACAATCTTTTTCGCGCTAGTATTCGCACCTTCTGTTACCGTGTCACTTACCTCAAGTGTCTGAGCGGTATCCGCACTCTGTTTTATAACCAGTTCCGCATTATCAATGACTTGCTCAATCGATACGCGAGCCAGTTTTTTACCCACGAAACGGGAATCGTCAACGGCACGGTTGGCTGCAATCAAGACAAAATCGCTTTGTTCGATTTGTTCTTGGCTAACAGGTGTCGCGTCAATTACTTCTGACTGACATTCAATATGGGCTGTCCAACCCAGTGACTGTGCGGCTTTTTCAAGAAGTCCGGCAGCGATGATGCTGTTGGCAACACCACTTGGACAAGCTGTAATAATGGTTACGTTCATAACATCGACCTTTTGTTATTCGAGTAATTTATTCATCGTCTAGAGACGAAATTGGATTAAGCTCAGTTTTGTTTATAAGTTGTTGTAGTGCAGATAAATCGTTAATGCCGACACCAACTTGGCTTACCGCCATGGCAGAAAGTGCAGTAGCGAATTGCAGCAGTTGGGGGTTGTCCATTTGCTGCATATGACCCCAGCACATACCTGCGACGAGCGTATCGCCAGCGCCTACGGTACTTACCACCTCCATTTTTGGTGGTTGAGCAGAGAGCCATTCTGATTGGTTAAGCCACATCACGCCTTTAGCACCCAGCGAAACCACAACATTTTCAATGCCAGTGCGGCTTAGCTCTTCAGCAACTTCGATGATCTCTTGGCGCGTATTGATGTCACGACCAATAAATTCAGCCAATTCTTCATCATTCGGTTTGATTAGCCATGGTGTTGCGCTTAAACCGGCTTTCAGTGCTGCACGACTTGAATCAAACAACACTTTTTTGCCGCGCTGCTGTAAAAACTCAATCCACTGAGCGCATTGTTCTGGTGTCACACCTTGCGGTAGGCTGCCAGCAAAAACGAAGTATTCATGTTGCTGGCAAAGTGTCTCTAGCGTCTTTTCAAACGCTTCAATGGCTTGCGCGTCAACAGCTACACCCGGGAAGTTGATATCGCTTACTGTGCCATCTTGCTCGACGAGTTTTACATTGATGCGAGTTGAGCCTTTTACACGCACGAAATGATCATTTGCGTTGATTTGCTCAAACAGTTGGCAAAATAGCTCTTGGTTGTCTTCACCAAGAAACCCGGTAACAGTTACTTGAGCGCCAAGATCTGATAATACTTTAGCAACGTTCACACCTTTACCTGCGGCATGAAAATCACTGCGGTTCACGAGACTGACACTGCCGGTATTGAGCGTATTTAGTGAGCCAGTGAGATCGAGCGCCGGGTTTAGTGTGATAGTAACGACTTTATTATTCATATCCGTTCCTTAACCTTCACCAAGACCAGATTGAATTGCACTGCCAATCGCTTCTAGCGCTAAGCCCGCGTCGTCACCGTTGGCAATAAACTCAAGTTGGTGACCATGTTTGACGCCAAGACCAATCACTTTCATTAGACTTTTTGCGTTAACAGGTTTGCTGTCGCTATCTAAGTTGCGCACGGTAATCGCACTGTCGAATTTCTTGGCACAAGCAACCAGCATTGCGCCTGGACGAGCGTGCAGACCGTGTGCGTTACGAATCTTAAATACCGCTGAATTGGCTGCCGTCTCTTCATTTGTTTGCGTCGCCACGTCAATGCCAGTTTCGGCATCAGGCGTGAATAGGGCGATCAAATCATTCGCAGACTTACCGATTAGTGACGCAATATTCTTGTTGGCGACGAGTTCAGTAACAATACCAAGTTGTTTACGGTGCGCATCGTTACAGCCGGCAAAGGTGATTAACGCGCTGACACTCTTGTCATCTAGCTGGCACTGATTAGCCGTAGTGACAAAAGCCATACCGGTTTTATTCACACCTTTGTTGGAGCTAACCAGCCAAACGCCTTGACCAAGATGCGTCGGTGTTTTTGCAACGATGTCGGCAACGAACTCAGTGCCAACACTACCGGAGTTCTTCAACAAACCTGCTGACACTGCTGCCATTTGGATCATGTCGCTAGCAGGGAAGTCTAATTGGATGTGGCTTGCATCAAAGTCGATGTTGAACTGGGTTTCACCATTCAACAGTGAGATGATTTGTACCGCACTTTTGGCATTTTGCAGAGCCTGTTCAACGCCATCGTCACCAAGCACTTTTGTTAACTGTTTTAGGATGCCTAAGTGCTCATCACTTTTCGCAGCAATACCAATCGCAAGGTAAACCGTATTGCCATCGCCCCAATCAACGCCATTAGGAAAGTGCGCAATCGCAACGCCCGTTTGCTTAACTAAATCACGGGTATCTGTAGTGCCATGTGGAATAGCAATACCGTTGCCAAGAAACGTTGAGTTTTGTGCTTCGCGCGCTTGCATGCCTGATAAGTAATTTGATTCAACCAAACCTTTGTTGGTCAACTGATCTGCAAGGAATGCAATAGCTGATTGCTTGTCCTGATGTGCTTGATTAAGCGTAATGTCTTGGATGGAAAGCTTTAGCATATGAGCCTCGTTATCTGTGTATTCGACATAAGCTGAACCGATTCAGCTTTAACTTAAAAAAATTCAGCAAACGCTGGTAAGTTTAGTAGAAGTTGCGACAACCACTACATTTTGCAACTTTGCTGAATCCTTTCATCTTTTATGCTGTATCGATTCAGCATATAATGCAAATAAGTTAGCGATCATCGTTTTTAAACTTTGATCTAATCCACAGAATATCGGATCGATCATGACCTTAGATGAAATTGCCAAGTTAGCGGGCGTTTCAAAAACAACTGCAAGCTATGTCATAAACGGCAAGGCTCAGCAGTACCGCATTAGCCAGAAAACCCAGCAGAAAGTGATGGCAGTTGTAGAACAGTATAACTACCGACCAGATGTCGCTGCGAGTTCGTTACGTGTCGGTAGTAGTCGATCATTTGGATTGATAATTCCGGATCTCGAAAACACCAGTTATGCACGATTGGCGAAATTGCTTGAACAGAACTCCCGTAAAGCCGGGTATCAAATCTTGATAGCGTGTTCAGATGACGATGCTGACATTGAACGTTCAGTTGTTGAGGCATTAGTCAGTCGTAAAGTAGACGCGCTATTTGTCGCCAGCAGTATTCCGGACGCCAATGAGTTCTATCTCGCATTACAGCAGCGCGGCACGCCAGTGGTTGCGATAGACCGTCCTTTAGATGATGAACACTTCTGCTGTGTAATGAGCGAAGATTTTGATGGTGCTTATGAGCTTGCTCAATCGATAGTGTCTGAGCGAGTATCTACCATAGGTATTATTGGCGCTTTGCCTGAATTGACTATTTCGACGGTTCGAGAGCAAGGTATTCGCTCTGTCGCAAAAGAGCAGGGGCTCGAGGTTCAAGTGGGCTATGGCGACCACTTTAATCGCGAAGAAGGCAAACGTATCTTTGCTGATTGGGTGAGCCAAGGTAAGGTCCCTGAGGCGGTGATCACTACGTCCTATACCTTGCTAGAGGGCGTACTGGATGAATTGCTCAAGCATCCAGAGCTAACTACAAAGATTAAGCTTGCAACGTTTGGTGACAATCGTTTGTTAGATTTCTTACCCTTCAAAGTGAACTCATTGTCACAACAGTTCGAAATCATCGCCGATAGTGCTTTGGCATTGGCATTAAATGCAGCCGCTAAACGCTACGAAGCAGGTGTCGAGTTGGTGCCAAGGCATCTCAACGTGCGCGAATAACGCTTTTATATAGCATTCATACAGAACTAATCGTTCAGTAAAAGATAGCCCCGCATAAAGCGGGGCTTGTGTTTAGGCTAAGGTGCAAGGATTAGTGTTTAAACATATGCACTTGTTCATTGAGACGCACCGCAATCTGGCGTAAATCTTCAGAGAGTGAGCGAGAGTTATGCGCTTCTTGGCTGAGGTGGGTAGAAATATCGCTCACTTGCTGAATATTTTTGCTCACTTCTTCCGTTACTGTTCGTTGCTCTGAAGCGGCATTGGAAATGTGTGATGCCATCTCAGATATCTGTTGAATCGAAATGGTGATTTTCTCAAGCGCTTCAGTGGCGTCGTTAGCATCTTCAACGCTAGAAGAAGCTAAGTCGCGGCTACGAGTCATCGAATCGACCGCTTCAACACTGTTTTTCTGCAAGCTTTCGATCATTTCACGAATTTCAACCGTTGAGCTGTGGGTGCGTTGCGATAATACGCGTACCTCATCCGCCACTACGGCAAAGCCGCGACCTTGATCACCTGCTCGAGCGGCTTCAATCGCTGCGTTCAGTGCTAGCAAGTTAGTTTGCTCGGCGATATCACTGATGGTTGATGTGATGGTGTTAATGTCTTGAGCATTCTTCTCCAATTGACCAATCACTTTCGCTGCATTCTCAAGTTGAGAGGCGAGGTTAGTAATAGAGTCCTGGTTACGGCGAATCACTCGTTTACCTTGGTCGCAGTGCTCGGTAGAGCTTAGTGCAGAATCGGCGGTTTGTTTTGCGTTGCTCGCCACTTCTTCTGCCGCTGCAGACATTTCGTGTACCGCGGTGGCAATTTGAGAGACTTCGTTTAGTTGCGTCGCCAACGAGTCACTTAAACCAATCGCTTGTTTGGTGCTCACTTCAGATTGATTACCTAAATTCTTCGAAGAATTTGAAATATCTTGAACAATCTCTTGAAGTTTAGCGATAAAGGCATTGACTTGCTCTGCTAATATACCAATCTCATCCTTCGTTTTGACTTCAATACGCTTGGTTAAATCCCCGTTGCCTTCAGCAAGATCTTTCATCGAATTGCTGAGGTTATTCAGTGGCGATAGAGCTTTCTTAACAATAACCAATGCGATGATCGCAATAAGTAAAACTTGCACTAACCCCATAATAATTAATTGACCAAGTAGTTCTTCTTGTGAAGCAAAAGCATGTTGCTTGTCAATCACGATGGTGTAGTACCAGTCGGTATTTGGTACGGATTCGGATGTGATTAATACGTCTTTATCAGAAATAATGGTTTCAACAAGTTCGCGACTTTGAGCCAATTTCGTAATTTGGCTTGCGCTTAAATCTGGCGAGATATTTTCAATACCTTTTAAGGTTAAATCGTGATTTTTGTGCGCAACGATTTTACCTTTACTATTGGTAATAAACGCTTCAACCCCCGGCTGTTTTAAATCAACTACGTCACTGACGAGGTTGTCAATTTCAACGTCGGCACCCAGCACGCCCCCCACTTTACCTTCGGTAAATGGCAGAGCAATGGTCATGATTAGGCGGTTCGATTGAACGTCAAAGTAGGGCTCGGTGATATTTAGACCGTTGATACGCATGGTGTCTTTGTACCAGTCGCGTTCACGCGGGTCGTAGCCTTCTGGTACACCGAGGTCAATACCAAGAATGAATTGAGCGTCATTGAGACCCGCGTAGGCAACACGGAAATCTCCCGCTTTTGAAGCGGTGGCAAGATAAGCTTTTGCTTGAGTCGGATCGATAAAAGCGTCAGAGGTAGACCGTACAACATTGATTTTAGCTTTTATCCATTGATCCATGCTCGTGACACTGCCATTGAGCAAAGTCGAAGCATATTGATTAATAGAGCGGGTTGTCTCATCAAATATTTGTTTGCCCGTTATATAAGTTTGGGCAGTAGTCATCAGCAGAATAGCGAGAACAAAAGCGATAGTAAGTTTATTTTTTATTGATAGCGCAGACATAGGTATTTTCCAATACTCGACAGGTAATCGGTGTGAGAATATCAGAGGCTAAAAAGCTACCTGTAGGAAATTTCTTATATGTATGATCGTACTCCCAATAATGTTTCTGGCTTATGGCTCGCAAAGTGTAAAGATAAATATTTTTACACTGTAGTACCGAGTTTGATTGAATTTATAAAAGATGTGGCTGTTTTTTTATATGCAACGAACGGAAAATGAAATAATAAAAAATAACTGATAACAATTTACATAATAGAAACAATAGTTACCCTAGATATAAAAAAGCCCTGCATTGCAGGGCTCGTTGAGTGTAAAAATTTTAGTACTTAAACAAATTTACTTGCTGATTGAGTTGCATCGCAATTTGGCGTAAATCTTGA
The genomic region above belongs to Vibrio ponticus and contains:
- the pfkB gene encoding 1-phosphofructokinase; the encoded protein is MNNKVVTITLNPALDLTGSLNTLNTGSVSLVNRSDFHAAGKGVNVAKVLSDLGAQVTVTGFLGEDNQELFCQLFEQINANDHFVRVKGSTRINVKLVEQDGTVSDINFPGVAVDAQAIEAFEKTLETLCQQHEYFVFAGSLPQGVTPEQCAQWIEFLQQRGKKVLFDSSRAALKAGLSATPWLIKPNDEELAEFIGRDINTRQEIIEVAEELSRTGIENVVVSLGAKGVMWLNQSEWLSAQPPKMEVVSTVGAGDTLVAGMCWGHMQQMDNPQLLQFATALSAMAVSQVGVGINDLSALQQLINKTELNPISSLDDE
- the cra gene encoding catabolite repressor/activator — encoded protein: MTLDEIAKLAGVSKTTASYVINGKAQQYRISQKTQQKVMAVVEQYNYRPDVAASSLRVGSSRSFGLIIPDLENTSYARLAKLLEQNSRKAGYQILIACSDDDADIERSVVEALVSRKVDALFVASSIPDANEFYLALQQRGTPVVAIDRPLDDEHFCCVMSEDFDGAYELAQSIVSERVSTIGIIGALPELTISTVREQGIRSVAKEQGLEVQVGYGDHFNREEGKRIFADWVSQGKVPEAVITTSYTLLEGVLDELLKHPELTTKIKLATFGDNRLLDFLPFKVNSLSQQFEIIADSALALALNAAAKRYEAGVELVPRHLNVRE
- a CDS encoding methyl-accepting chemotaxis protein, which encodes MSALSIKNKLTIAFVLAILLMTTAQTYITGKQIFDETTRSINQYASTLLNGSVTSMDQWIKAKINVVRSTSDAFIDPTQAKAYLATASKAGDFRVAYAGLNDAQFILGIDLGVPEGYDPRERDWYKDTMRINGLNITEPYFDVQSNRLIMTIALPFTEGKVGGVLGADVEIDNLVSDVVDLKQPGVEAFITNSKGKIVAHKNHDLTLKGIENISPDLSASQITKLAQSRELVETIISDKDVLITSESVPNTDWYYTIVIDKQHAFASQEELLGQLIIMGLVQVLLIAIIALVIVKKALSPLNNLSNSMKDLAEGNGDLTKRIEVKTKDEIGILAEQVNAFIAKLQEIVQDISNSSKNLGNQSEVSTKQAIGLSDSLATQLNEVSQIATAVHEMSAAAEEVASNAKQTADSALSSTEHCDQGKRVIRRNQDSITNLASQLENAAKVIGQLEKNAQDINTITSTISDIAEQTNLLALNAAIEAARAGDQGRGFAVVADEVRVLSQRTHSSTVEIREMIESLQKNSVEAVDSMTRSRDLASSSVEDANDATEALEKITISIQQISEMASHISNAASEQRTVTEEVSKNIQQVSDISTHLSQEAHNSRSLSEDLRQIAVRLNEQVHMFKH
- the fruB gene encoding fused PTS fructose transporter subunit IIA/HPr protein codes for the protein MLKLSIQDITLNQAHQDKQSAIAFLADQLTNKGLVESNYLSGMQAREAQNSTFLGNGIAIPHGTTDTRDLVKQTGVAIAHFPNGVDWGDGNTVYLAIGIAAKSDEHLGILKQLTKVLGDDGVEQALQNAKSAVQIISLLNGETQFNIDFDASHIQLDFPASDMIQMAAVSAGLLKNSGSVGTEFVADIVAKTPTHLGQGVWLVSSNKGVNKTGMAFVTTANQCQLDDKSVSALITFAGCNDAHRKQLGIVTELVANKNIASLIGKSANDLIALFTPDAETGIDVATQTNEETAANSAVFKIRNAHGLHARPGAMLVACAKKFDSAITVRNLDSDSKPVNAKSLMKVIGLGVKHGHQLEFIANGDDAGLALEAIGSAIQSGLGEG
- the fruA gene encoding PTS fructose transporter subunit IIBC; the protein is MNVTIITACPSGVANSIIAAGLLEKAAQSLGWTAHIECQSEVIDATPVSQEQIEQSDFVLIAANRAVDDSRFVGKKLARVSIEQVIDNAELVIKQSADTAQTLEVSDTVTEGANTSAKKIVAITACPTGVAHTFMAAEALEDEGKRRGHQIKVETRGSVGAKNQLTDQEIADADLVIIAADIEVPLERFNGKKLYRTKTGPALKKTSEEMDKAFEQATVYQHSGASSAANNTEEKKGVYKHLMTGVSHMLPVVVAGGLIIALSFVFGIEAFKEEGTLAAALMTIGGGSAFALMIPVLAGFIAFSIADRPGLAPGLIGGMLASSTGAGFLGGIAAGFIAGYAAKFIADKVQLPQSMEALKPILIIPFVASLFTGLVMIYIVGGPVSGIMAAMTEFLNNMGSANAVLLGVILGAMMCFDLGGPINKAAYTFGVGLLASQTYAPMAAIMAAGMVPALGMGLATFLAKEKFEASEREAGKASFVLGLCFISEGAIPFAAKDPMRVIPSCMAGGALTGALSMLFGAKLMAPHGGLFVLLIPNAITPVLMYLVAIAAGTALTGFTYAFLKSRDNKVTATA